A region of Chitinophaga horti DNA encodes the following proteins:
- a CDS encoding thioredoxin family protein: MKKLTVILMLLAVAALAFRLPDTLEIGAPLPKGDLKMKDISGKEISLNEAKGTNGLLVMFTCNTCPYVKRNQERTQAICAYAQKHNIGVILINSNEAQRTSGDSFDAMKDYAGKQQYKWYYVVDKNSEIADAFAADRTPECYLFGKNSQLAYKGAIDDHPGNPAEVKDQYLKQAIDAMLAGKPIANNNTASVGCAIKRKM, encoded by the coding sequence ATGAAAAAGCTCACTGTCATCCTCATGCTGCTGGCTGTCGCAGCACTGGCGTTCCGCCTGCCCGACACGCTGGAGATAGGTGCCCCGCTACCCAAGGGCGACCTGAAAATGAAAGATATCAGCGGCAAGGAAATTTCCCTGAACGAAGCAAAAGGTACGAATGGTCTGCTGGTGATGTTCACCTGCAATACCTGCCCGTATGTAAAGCGCAATCAGGAACGTACGCAGGCCATCTGCGCCTATGCGCAGAAACATAATATCGGTGTTATACTGATCAACTCTAACGAAGCACAACGCACGTCCGGCGACTCCTTCGATGCCATGAAGGATTATGCCGGCAAACAGCAGTATAAATGGTATTATGTGGTGGACAAAAACTCCGAGATCGCCGATGCTTTTGCGGCCGACCGCACGCCTGAATGTTACCTGTTCGGCAAAAACAGCCAGCTGGCCTACAAAGGTGCGATCGACGATCACCCGGGCAATCCTGCCGAAGTAAAGGACCAATACCTTAAACAGGCTATTGATGCGATGCTCGCAGGTAAGCCGATCGCTAACAATAACACCGCCTCTGTGGGGTGTGCGATTAAAAGGAAGATGTAA
- a CDS encoding M14 metallopeptidase family protein: MLRLRSILALICLLSCPGSQVFAQAPPSPKEFLGYPLGSRFTPHYRVVEYFKQVAATSSQVKLEQYGQTYEGRPLLLAAVASPENAGRLEQIRTNNLQLAGIENGSGSVDQPGVVWLSYNVHGNEAVSTEAAMQTLYELVRPGNTQSQEWLRHTVVLIDPCLNPDGRDRYVNFYSATANKKPDANRFSREHREPWPSGRPNHYYFDLNRDWAWQTQVETQQRAVKYNQWMPQVHVDFHEQGIDEPYYFAPAAEPFHEIITPWQREFQVLIGKNNAKYFDDKGWRYFTKERFDLFYPSYGDTYPMYNGAIGMTYEQGGSGRAGLAVLTETGDTLTLADRIAHHYTTGMSTIEVTAGNAKKLLQEYQRYFTDARTRPAGDYRAYVVKSGGNPEKLASLAEMLRRNDIRFGYGAGTAKASGFNYFTGKTADFNIEANDLVINAAQPRGNFIKVLFEPESRLSDSVTYDITAWALPYAYGLTAYGVKQSLSPTSQTPPAAATTTAPAGAVYAYLGAWNSVADVKFLAALLQKGLKVRYAEEAFTVGSKVYPPGTLVVSRADNAEWSSVFDNTVSKLAATHKVVLDKVPTGFVEKGADLGSGKMRYIRKPNVALLAGNEVSSLGMGEIWHFFEQQIDYPVAVIGTEDFNVADLKDIDVLIMPDGYYSLFANKEAADRLRNWVSGGGKIVALEGAVAQIAAAEWGIKLKKEDDKKEEETKKNIYEPLRRYQDRERDMVRQFIPGAIYKVEMDKTHPLAFGYPDFYYTLKQNDHVYDFITDGGWNVGVIRKDNYLSGFVGASTKAKLKDGLLFGAKDLGRGQLVFMSDDPLFRSFWENGKLLFSNAVFLVGQ, translated from the coding sequence TTGCCTTCTTTCCTGCCCTGGTAGCCAGGTTTTTGCCCAGGCACCGCCTTCGCCAAAGGAGTTTCTCGGTTACCCGTTAGGATCGCGGTTTACGCCGCATTACCGGGTGGTGGAGTATTTTAAACAGGTAGCAGCCACATCCTCCCAGGTAAAACTGGAGCAGTACGGCCAAACGTACGAAGGCCGACCGCTGCTGCTGGCCGCCGTGGCTTCGCCGGAGAATGCCGGGCGGTTGGAGCAGATCAGGACGAACAACCTGCAGCTGGCAGGCATCGAAAACGGGAGTGGGAGCGTAGATCAGCCTGGAGTTGTATGGCTAAGCTACAACGTGCACGGCAACGAGGCCGTATCCACAGAAGCTGCCATGCAAACGCTGTACGAGCTGGTAAGGCCCGGTAATACGCAGTCGCAGGAATGGCTGCGTCACACAGTGGTACTCATCGATCCATGCCTCAATCCTGACGGGCGCGATCGATATGTAAACTTTTATAGCGCTACTGCTAACAAGAAGCCCGACGCCAACCGTTTTTCCCGCGAACATCGCGAACCCTGGCCAAGCGGCAGGCCGAATCACTATTACTTCGACCTGAACCGTGACTGGGCCTGGCAAACGCAGGTAGAAACGCAGCAGCGCGCCGTAAAATATAATCAATGGATGCCGCAGGTACATGTAGACTTCCACGAACAAGGCATAGACGAGCCTTATTACTTCGCCCCGGCGGCGGAGCCGTTTCATGAGATCATAACGCCCTGGCAGCGCGAGTTCCAGGTGCTGATCGGTAAAAACAATGCAAAGTATTTTGATGATAAAGGCTGGCGCTATTTCACAAAGGAGCGTTTCGACCTGTTTTATCCGAGTTATGGGGATACGTACCCGATGTACAATGGAGCGATCGGAATGACGTACGAACAGGGCGGAAGCGGCCGTGCCGGCTTGGCGGTGCTGACCGAAACGGGCGATACGCTTACGCTGGCAGACCGTATCGCGCATCACTATACAACAGGTATGTCGACCATCGAGGTAACCGCCGGCAACGCAAAGAAACTATTGCAGGAATACCAGCGTTACTTTACCGATGCGCGTACCCGTCCCGCGGGTGACTACCGTGCTTATGTCGTAAAAAGCGGCGGTAATCCTGAAAAGCTGGCGTCGTTGGCGGAGATGTTGCGTCGCAATGATATACGTTTCGGGTATGGCGCGGGTACAGCGAAGGCCAGTGGCTTCAACTACTTCACCGGTAAAACGGCCGACTTCAACATCGAAGCCAACGACCTGGTGATCAATGCGGCACAACCCCGCGGCAACTTCATTAAGGTACTCTTCGAACCGGAATCCCGTTTAAGCGATTCCGTTACATATGATATTACGGCCTGGGCGCTGCCTTATGCTTACGGCCTTACCGCCTATGGGGTAAAACAATCTTTATCACCCACATCCCAGACGCCGCCCGCAGCAGCTACCACTACAGCACCCGCAGGCGCCGTATACGCGTACCTTGGTGCCTGGAACAGTGTGGCGGACGTGAAGTTCCTCGCCGCCCTGCTGCAAAAAGGACTAAAGGTGCGGTATGCGGAAGAAGCGTTCACCGTGGGTAGTAAGGTGTATCCACCCGGCACGCTGGTGGTGTCCCGCGCAGATAATGCGGAGTGGAGCAGTGTGTTCGATAATACGGTGAGTAAACTGGCCGCTACACACAAGGTTGTACTGGACAAGGTGCCGACAGGTTTCGTAGAAAAAGGAGCGGACCTTGGCTCAGGCAAGATGCGTTACATCCGTAAGCCGAACGTCGCGCTGCTGGCGGGTAACGAAGTATCTTCACTGGGAATGGGAGAGATATGGCACTTCTTCGAACAACAAATCGACTACCCGGTAGCGGTAATCGGTACCGAAGACTTTAACGTAGCAGACCTGAAAGACATTGATGTACTGATCATGCCAGATGGCTATTACTCCTTATTCGCCAACAAGGAAGCAGCCGACCGCCTGCGTAATTGGGTGAGCGGGGGCGGAAAGATCGTAGCCCTGGAAGGGGCAGTAGCGCAGATCGCCGCGGCAGAATGGGGCATCAAACTAAAGAAAGAAGACGACAAGAAAGAAGAGGAAACCAAGAAAAACATCTATGAGCCGCTCCGCCGTTACCAGGACCGCGAGCGCGATATGGTGCGACAATTCATTCCCGGCGCAATCTACAAGGTGGAAATGGATAAAACACACCCGCTGGCATTTGGCTACCCCGACTTCTACTATACGCTCAAACAAAACGATCACGTTTATGATTTCATCACCGATGGCGGCTGGAATGTGGGCGTGATCCGTAAAGACAATTACCTGAGTGGTTTCGTCGGCGCATCCACCAAAGCAAAGTTAAAAGACGGCCTGCTCTTCGGCGCAAAAGACCTGGGCCGCGGGCAACTGGTATTCATGAGTGATGATCCGTTGTTCCGGAGTTTTTGGGAGAATGGGAAACTGTTGTTCAGTAATGCGGTGTTCCTGGTGGGGCAGTAA
- the mltG gene encoding endolytic transglycosylase MltG, producing MAKKQSKKQRSPWIRRSIIIAACLLAGIAVFFGYRLFGPNTKAFSDDKYFYVRTGSTYSDVLSGLEEQGIIRSRQGFDWVARGMDYPSRVKPGRYKVHRGMSNFELARMLRAGRQAPVKLVIRKLRTQNDFVRLVARNLEADSTALRALLNDDVYLRQYNLTPTTAMAAVMPDTYEFYWNTSASKVFDKLATEYKTFWTPSRKEKAASFDLSPVDVTILASIVDEETNATDEKPTIASVYYNRLRKGMLLQADPTVKFALQDFTLRRIRIVHTQHDSPYNTYKYKGLPPGPICTPSEKSLDAVLNMQNTNYLYFCARLDKPGYHAFAATYSEHLLNAKKYQRRMDELGL from the coding sequence ATGGCAAAGAAGCAAAGTAAAAAACAACGTTCCCCCTGGATCAGAAGGTCCATCATCATCGCGGCCTGCCTGCTGGCGGGTATAGCTGTATTTTTCGGTTACCGCCTGTTTGGCCCAAATACCAAAGCCTTCAGCGACGATAAATACTTTTACGTTCGCACAGGCAGCACTTATAGCGATGTACTTTCCGGACTGGAGGAACAAGGCATTATCCGCAGCCGCCAGGGGTTCGACTGGGTGGCACGTGGCATGGATTACCCTTCGCGTGTGAAGCCTGGCCGTTACAAAGTACACCGGGGCATGAGCAACTTTGAACTGGCACGTATGCTGCGCGCCGGCAGGCAGGCACCGGTAAAACTGGTCATCCGTAAGCTGCGCACACAAAACGACTTCGTTCGCCTGGTCGCCAGGAACCTGGAGGCTGACTCCACCGCCCTGCGCGCGTTGCTGAACGACGATGTATACCTGCGTCAGTACAATCTTACTCCGACCACCGCCATGGCCGCCGTGATGCCAGACACCTACGAGTTTTACTGGAATACCTCCGCCAGCAAAGTGTTCGACAAACTGGCTACTGAATATAAAACATTCTGGACGCCTTCCCGGAAGGAAAAGGCTGCCAGCTTCGACCTCAGCCCGGTAGATGTAACGATACTCGCATCTATCGTAGATGAAGAAACGAATGCCACCGACGAAAAGCCTACCATCGCCAGCGTATACTACAACCGCTTGCGCAAAGGCATGCTGTTACAGGCCGATCCTACGGTTAAATTTGCTTTGCAGGACTTTACCCTTCGCCGCATTCGCATCGTGCATACGCAGCACGATTCACCTTATAACACGTACAAATACAAAGGCCTCCCTCCCGGCCCCATCTGCACGCCCTCCGAAAAATCGCTGGATGCGGTGTTAAATATGCAGAACACCAATTACCTGTATTTCTGCGCACGGCTCGACAAACCAGGCTACCATGCCTTCGCTGCCACCTATTCTGAGCATTTACTCAATGCTAAGAAATATCAAAGAAGGATGGACGAGTTAGGATTGTAA
- the secG gene encoding preprotein translocase subunit SecG, translating into MLIIFGILIVLACVLLGFFVLIQNPKGGGLSGSFGGFGNQVIGVRQTTDVLEKGTWVLAAIIAVMCLTSSLFIGGSSVQGKDPIIQGAAPAQQQTAPAPFQQTPPAQPAPAAPAQ; encoded by the coding sequence ATGTTAATTATCTTTGGTATATTGATCGTACTGGCCTGTGTGCTGTTAGGTTTCTTCGTACTGATCCAAAACCCTAAAGGCGGTGGCCTGTCAGGTTCTTTTGGCGGTTTCGGCAACCAGGTGATAGGTGTACGGCAGACTACCGACGTTCTCGAAAAAGGTACCTGGGTACTGGCAGCGATCATTGCCGTAATGTGCCTGACTTCCTCCCTGTTTATCGGTGGCAGCTCCGTTCAAGGTAAAGATCCGATCATCCAGGGTGCAGCGCCTGCACAGCAGCAAACAGCGCCAGCTCCGTTCCAGCAGACGCCTCCTGCGCAACCAGCGCCTGCGGCTCCTGCCCAATAA
- the lptE gene encoding LPS assembly lipoprotein LptE — MARIFQLISGVCLIVLLGGCNVKYSLNGASIDNEATTVNVRFIENRAPQNNPTLSQRITDRLRTKILSQTRLKQTNESNASYEFKGNITGYSVSNAAVTQVDKPATARLTITVNITFVKRVGDKKGFTQSFSRSQDFNANQTLQEVESNLIESITPQLVDDIFNRAFANW, encoded by the coding sequence ATGGCCAGGATATTTCAGTTAATTAGTGGCGTTTGCCTGATCGTGCTGCTCGGCGGCTGTAATGTTAAGTACTCGCTTAACGGCGCCAGTATCGACAATGAGGCTACCACCGTGAACGTTAGATTTATAGAGAACAGGGCTCCACAAAATAACCCGACACTCAGCCAAAGGATCACGGACAGGTTGCGTACCAAAATCCTGTCGCAAACGAGATTGAAACAAACGAACGAGTCAAATGCCAGTTATGAGTTCAAAGGTAATATCACCGGTTACTCTGTGTCCAATGCAGCGGTAACACAGGTAGATAAGCCTGCCACAGCGCGTTTGACTATCACCGTGAACATCACGTTCGTAAAACGGGTAGGTGATAAAAAAGGCTTTACCCAGTCGTTTTCCCGTTCGCAGGATTTTAACGCCAACCAGACCTTGCAGGAAGTGGAATCAAACTTGATTGAGAGCATTACACCCCAGTTGGTGGATGACATTTTCAACAGGGCATTTGCAAACTGGTAA
- a CDS encoding YihY/virulence factor BrkB family protein, whose amino-acid sequence MANLKTRLLEWKPVTSVIQRSKTLVLPGFEGTPLYDVIVFFLKEVRDRSLTDRAQSISFSFLLALPPFLIFLFSLVPFIFLRFPVVSVTSIESTLYDLARSVTPDYQSYMIVHDLIYDFLYTQRTGLLSIAFLFGFYTSSNGIMGIMRSFDKDLPGFKKRKWWQARLTAIKLTSLLVLLLLITLVLIITQGKLMNFILQFIGIRDSFTRFLIDAARWLLIVLLFFSMIAMIYRFAPSTTKRWKFVTAGATFSTIVMILLTLAFSFFVTNFGRYNQIYGSIGTILVIMIWMYLNSFILLIGFELNTSIRTIKEIANERKEEKEEKIQGLS is encoded by the coding sequence ATGGCTAATCTAAAAACGCGTCTTTTAGAGTGGAAACCCGTTACATCGGTTATTCAACGCAGTAAAACACTGGTATTGCCCGGCTTCGAGGGCACACCTTTGTACGATGTGATCGTTTTCTTCCTGAAAGAAGTGCGCGACAGAAGCCTTACCGACCGGGCACAGTCGATCTCGTTCAGCTTCCTGCTGGCCCTCCCGCCCTTCCTAATCTTCCTGTTTTCGCTGGTACCGTTCATCTTCCTGCGATTCCCGGTAGTGTCGGTTACGAGCATCGAATCTACCTTGTATGACCTGGCCCGAAGCGTAACGCCTGATTACCAGAGTTATATGATCGTGCACGACCTGATTTACGACTTCCTGTACACACAACGTACCGGGTTGCTGTCCATCGCGTTCCTATTTGGTTTCTATACTTCCTCCAACGGCATTATGGGCATTATGCGCTCGTTCGACAAGGATTTGCCCGGATTTAAGAAGCGTAAGTGGTGGCAGGCAAGGCTGACGGCCATTAAACTGACGTCTTTACTGGTACTTTTGTTACTGATTACCCTGGTATTGATCATCACCCAGGGTAAACTGATGAATTTCATCCTGCAATTCATCGGTATACGCGACTCTTTCACCCGCTTCCTGATTGATGCGGCGCGCTGGTTACTGATCGTGCTGTTATTCTTCTCGATGATCGCGATGATTTACCGTTTTGCCCCCTCTACTACTAAAAGGTGGAAGTTTGTGACGGCGGGGGCCACCTTCTCAACGATCGTGATGATCCTGCTTACTTTGGCCTTCTCTTTCTTCGTGACCAACTTCGGCCGGTACAACCAGATTTATGGGTCAATTGGCACAATTCTGGTAATTATGATATGGATGTACCTGAACTCCTTTATTCTATTGATTGGTTTTGAACTCAATACAAGCATCAGGACAATTAAAGAAATCGCCAACGAACGCAAGGAAGAGAAGGAGGAGAAAATCCAGGGATTATCCTGA